From Bacillus basilensis, a single genomic window includes:
- a CDS encoding endonuclease MutS2 translates to MNTMTFEKLQYNELKDIVKSYCVSGLGKELLNKLEPSTSIKVVRNRLNETTEARAILDAEGHVPFFGISNIASTIQKLEKGMILDPEELVSVSDFLRGCRKIKKFMLDKEFFAPVLASYANSMTEYKSIEEEINFSIKGNSIDGAASKELKRIRNNIDSVDGKIKERLTKFLNSSANKKYIQEFFISKKDDRYTIPIKSSYKNQVAGSIVEASAKGSTVFIEPHTVTKLNGELASLKAEEAMEEYQILATLSGMVVENIYHIKINMELISQYDMVFAKAKFSKSIDGIEPKLNDHGYIHLVNCKHPLLSGKVVPLNFEIGQNYRSLIITGPNAGGKTIVLKTIGLLTLAAMSGLHIAGDKETEIAIFENVFVDIGDNQSIENALSTFSSHMKNLSEIMRMSNNNTLLLFDEIGSGTEPNEGAALAISILEEFYLAGCITVASTHYGEIKRFSEIHDDFMNAAMQFNSETLEPLYKLVIGKSGESNALWIANKMNVREHVLKRAKEYMENKEYALEKLNESKVRKPKVVQEKRENHYEYKMGDRVNLLDYDDFGIIYKEIDNFYNVVVYYNGEFVEVNVKRITLEVAAKELYPEGYDLNTLFVDYKERKMQHDIERGSKKALRKIQKEIRKNRG, encoded by the coding sequence ATGAATACGATGACTTTTGAAAAGTTACAATATAACGAATTAAAGGATATAGTGAAATCTTATTGTGTAAGTGGATTGGGTAAGGAATTATTAAATAAATTAGAGCCAAGTACGAGTATAAAAGTAGTGAGAAATCGTTTGAATGAAACAACTGAAGCGCGAGCTATATTAGATGCAGAAGGGCATGTTCCTTTCTTTGGGATTTCAAATATTGCTAGTACAATTCAAAAATTAGAAAAAGGGATGATTTTAGATCCAGAAGAATTAGTAAGTGTTTCAGACTTTTTACGTGGATGTAGAAAAATTAAAAAGTTTATGTTAGATAAAGAATTTTTTGCGCCAGTATTAGCTTCTTATGCAAATTCAATGACTGAATATAAAAGTATTGAAGAGGAAATTAATTTTTCAATAAAAGGCAATAGTATTGATGGAGCTGCGAGTAAAGAGTTAAAACGAATTCGAAATAACATTGATTCGGTAGATGGAAAAATAAAAGAACGTTTAACGAAGTTTTTAAATAGTAGTGCAAATAAGAAGTATATTCAGGAGTTCTTTATTAGTAAAAAAGATGACCGTTATACGATTCCAATTAAATCTTCCTATAAAAATCAAGTTGCCGGAAGTATTGTTGAAGCTTCTGCTAAAGGTTCTACTGTATTTATAGAACCGCATACAGTTACAAAGTTAAATGGGGAACTTGCAAGTTTGAAAGCAGAAGAAGCGATGGAAGAGTATCAAATTTTGGCAACTTTATCAGGAATGGTAGTAGAAAACATTTATCATATAAAAATTAATATGGAATTAATTAGTCAATATGATATGGTATTTGCGAAAGCGAAGTTTAGTAAATCAATCGATGGAATAGAGCCGAAGTTAAATGATCATGGCTACATTCATTTAGTAAATTGTAAGCATCCGCTTTTAAGTGGAAAAGTAGTACCGTTAAACTTTGAAATCGGTCAAAATTATCGTAGTTTAATTATTACAGGACCAAATGCGGGCGGGAAGACAATCGTATTAAAAACAATTGGGCTACTAACATTAGCAGCAATGTCAGGCTTGCATATTGCAGGAGATAAAGAAACAGAAATTGCTATTTTTGAAAATGTGTTTGTAGATATTGGTGATAATCAAAGTATCGAAAATGCACTCAGTACATTTTCATCACATATGAAAAATCTATCTGAGATTATGAGGATGTCAAATAATAATACGTTGCTATTATTTGATGAAATAGGAAGCGGGACTGAACCAAATGAGGGAGCAGCACTTGCAATTTCTATTTTAGAGGAGTTTTATCTTGCAGGATGTATTACAGTTGCGAGTACGCATTACGGTGAAATTAAACGCTTCTCAGAAATACACGATGATTTTATGAATGCAGCAATGCAATTTAATAGTGAGACATTAGAACCGCTTTATAAATTAGTGATCGGTAAATCAGGTGAAAGTAATGCACTTTGGATTGCAAATAAAATGAACGTAAGAGAACATGTACTGAAAAGAGCGAAAGAGTACATGGAAAATAAAGAATATGCCCTAGAAAAACTGAATGAAAGCAAAGTTAGAAAACCGAAAGTCGTGCAAGAAAAAAGAGAAAATCATTACGAGTATAAAATGGGCGATCGTGTAAATTTATTAGATTATGATGATTTTGGTATCATCTATAAGGAAATAGATAATTTTTATAACGTCGTTGTATATTATAACGGTGAATTTGTTGAAGTAAATGTAAAACGTATTACTTTAGAGGTAGCAGCAAAAGAATTATATCCAGAGGGATACGATTTAAATACACTATTTGTCGATTATAAAGAAAGAAAAATGCAACATGATATTGAGCGCGGATCGAAAAAAGCGCTTCGTAAAATCCAAAAGGAAATAAGAAAGAATAGGGGGTAA
- a CDS encoding exosporium leader peptide-containing protein, producing the protein MSEEYIILHGTALEPNLIGPTLPPIPPFTFPTGPTGIGITGPTGVTGPTGIGITGPTGITGPTGIGITGPTGITGPTGIGITGPTGITGPTGIGITGPTGATGLGILPVFGTITTDVGIGFSVVVNTNINFTLPGPVSGTTLNPVDNSITIDTTGVYSVSFSIVFVIQAISSSILNLTINDLIQFAIETRVGGGSGLRVTSARTDLLSLNQGDVLRVRIRDATGDIIYSNASLVVSKVD; encoded by the coding sequence ATGAGCGAAGAATATATTATTTTACATGGAACTGCTCTTGAACCAAATTTAATCGGCCCCACACTACCACCAATTCCACCATTTACATTCCCTACCGGACCTACTGGAATTGGAATTACTGGTCCCACTGGGGTTACAGGACCCACTGGAATTGGAATTACTGGTCCTACTGGGATTACAGGACCTACCGGAATTGGAATTACTGGTCCTACTGGGATTACAGGACCTACCGGAATTGGAATTACTGGTCCTACTGGGATTACAGGACCTACTGGAATTGGAATTACTGGTCCCACTGGAGCAACCGGTTTAGGGATTCTTCCCGTATTTGGAACAATAACTACTGACGTAGGTATTGGTTTTTCAGTAGTAGTTAATACAAATATTAATTTTACCCTTCCAGGACCTGTTAGTGGAACTACTCTAAACCCAGTAGACAACTCCATTACAATTGATACCACTGGTGTATACTCAGTATCCTTTTCAATCGTATTTGTCATACAAGCTATTTCGTCTAGTATATTAAATCTTACAATAAACGATTTAATTCAATTCGCAATTGAAACACGAGTTGGCGGTGGTTCTGGGTTAAGGGTTACATCCGCCAGAACTGATCTATTATCTTTAAACCAAGGAGATGTTCTTCGAGTACGAATAAGAGACGCCACGGGTGACATTATTTATTCCAACGCATCTCTTGTTGTTTCAAAAGTCGACTAG
- the amyS gene encoding alpha-amylase — MLKKITVVGLSVVLFLSSIYGESKAYADTVNNGTLMQYFEWYAPNDGNHWNRLHSDAGNLAQKGITSVWIPPAYKGTTQNDVGYGAYDLYDLGEFNQKETVRTKYGTKAQLKSAIEALHKQNIDVYGDVVMNHKGGADYTETVTAVEVDRNNRNVEVSGDYEINAWTGFNFPGRGDTYSNFKWKWYHFDGTDWDEGRKLNRIYKFRGIGKAWDWEVSSENGNYDYLMYADLDFDHPDVANEMKNWGTWYANELNLDGFRLDAVKHIDHEYLRDWVNHVRQQAGKEMFTVAEYWQNDIQTLNNYLAKVNYNQSVFDAPLHYNFHYASKGNGNYDMRNILNGTVMQNHPALAVTLVENHDSQPGQSLESVVSPWFKPLAYAFILTRAEGYPSVFYGDYYGTSGNSSYEIPALKDKIDPILTARKNFAYGTQRDYLDHPDVIGWTREGDSVHANSGLATLISDGPGGSKWMDVGKNNAGEVWHDMTGNQTNTVTINKDGWGQFHVSGGSVSIYVQQ, encoded by the coding sequence ATGTTAAAAAAAATAACAGTAGTCGGCTTGTCGGTTGTTTTGTTTTTATCTAGTATATATGGGGAGAGTAAAGCGTATGCAGATACGGTTAACAATGGAACGTTAATGCAGTATTTTGAGTGGTATGCTCCAAATGATGGGAATCATTGGAACCGCTTGCATTCAGATGCTGGAAATTTAGCTCAAAAGGGAATTACATCTGTCTGGATACCGCCTGCATATAAAGGAACTACACAAAATGACGTAGGATATGGAGCATATGATTTATATGATTTAGGGGAATTCAATCAAAAAGAAACGGTACGAACAAAATATGGGACGAAAGCACAATTGAAATCTGCAATTGAAGCTTTACATAAGCAAAACATCGATGTATACGGTGATGTAGTTATGAATCATAAAGGTGGAGCAGATTATACTGAAACTGTAACAGCTGTTGAGGTAGACCGTAATAATCGAAACGTTGAGGTGTCGGGTGATTATGAAATTAATGCATGGACAGGGTTTAACTTTCCTGGGCGCGGAGATACTTATTCTAATTTCAAATGGAAATGGTATCATTTTGACGGAACGGATTGGGATGAAGGAAGGAAATTAAATCGAATTTATAAATTTAGGGGTATAGGTAAAGCATGGGACTGGGAAGTGTCTAGTGAGAATGGAAATTATGATTATTTGATGTATGCAGACCTTGATTTTGATCATCCAGATGTTGCGAATGAGATGAAAAATTGGGGGACGTGGTATGCGAATGAATTAAATTTAGATGGCTTTCGTTTAGATGCTGTTAAACATATTGATCATGAATATTTACGCGATTGGGTAAATCATGTCAGACAGCAAGCGGGGAAAGAAATGTTTACGGTGGCTGAATATTGGCAAAATGATATCCAAACTTTAAATAATTATTTAGCGAAAGTCAATTATAATCAATCTGTATTTGATGCACCACTGCATTACAATTTTCATTATGCTTCAAAAGGAAATGGGAATTATGATATGAGAAATATTTTAAATGGAACAGTAATGCAAAATCATCCTGCACTCGCAGTTACTCTTGTTGAGAATCATGATTCGCAGCCTGGTCAGTCATTGGAATCTGTAGTAAGTCCGTGGTTTAAACCGTTGGCATATGCATTTATTTTAACTCGTGCAGAGGGCTATCCTTCAGTTTTTTATGGTGATTACTATGGGACAAGCGGAAATAGTAGTTATGAAATTCCAGCGTTAAAAGATAAAATTGATCCGATTTTGACAGCACGAAAAAACTTTGCATATGGTACGCAGCGTGATTATTTAGACCATCCAGATGTGATTGGATGGACAAGAGAAGGTGATAGTGTACATGCTAATTCTGGTTTAGCGACATTAATCTCTGATGGACCGGGAGGATCAAAGTGGATGGATGTTGGAAAGAATAATGCAGGGGAAGTATGGCACGATATGACGGGTAATCAAACAAATACTGTAACAATTAATAAGGATGGATGGGGGCAGTTCCATGTAAGTGGAGGATCAGTTTCCATATATGTTCAGCAGTGA
- a CDS encoding arylamine N-acetyltransferase: protein MTDFQKQFFARLNIEEKDKVSFEDLPNIMYAMAQTVPFENLNILENNFTEISKENLKEKILVNNRGGLCYELNPTMCYFLKDAGFDVHLVSGTVYNAANSIWAVDSGHIATVLTHHNELYLIEVGFGSYLPLAPIPFSGEVIHSVTGDYRIRKEMTEKGNYMLEMRKNNEFLDQSSADDWTLGYAFYIEEVDEEKANTAQKIIVEHDGSPFNKVPLIVKLTEDGHASLTKDSLTIAKNGKKTKENVTDVQYKNLLHSKFGITL from the coding sequence ATGACCGACTTTCAAAAGCAATTTTTTGCAAGATTAAATATTGAAGAAAAAGACAAAGTTTCATTTGAAGATTTACCCAACATTATGTACGCAATGGCACAAACTGTCCCTTTTGAAAACTTAAATATTCTCGAAAACAACTTTACAGAGATATCAAAAGAAAATCTAAAAGAAAAAATTTTAGTAAACAACCGTGGCGGTCTTTGTTATGAACTCAATCCTACTATGTGTTACTTCCTTAAAGACGCTGGATTTGATGTTCATCTCGTTTCAGGAACAGTGTACAATGCAGCAAATTCTATATGGGCTGTTGATTCTGGTCATATCGCAACCGTTTTAACACATCATAATGAACTTTATTTAATTGAAGTAGGATTCGGATCATACTTACCTCTTGCACCTATCCCTTTCTCAGGTGAAGTCATTCACTCCGTTACAGGAGATTATCGTATTCGTAAAGAAATGACCGAAAAGGGAAACTATATGTTAGAGATGCGTAAAAATAATGAGTTTTTGGATCAATCTTCTGCTGATGATTGGACGTTAGGCTATGCATTTTATATAGAAGAAGTGGATGAAGAAAAAGCAAATACCGCACAAAAAATTATCGTTGAACATGATGGCTCACCATTTAATAAAGTACCTCTTATTGTAAAACTAACTGAAGATGGGCATGCATCTTTAACAAAGGATAGTCTGACAATAGCGAAAAACGGTAAAAAAACGAAAGAAAACGTTACAGATGTGCAATATAAAAATCTTTTACATTCAAAATTCGGAATTACATTATAA
- the pepF gene encoding oligoendopeptidase F → MTELKDRLQVDDKEKWDLTDIYHTIEDWESDFQKIGVLTKELHKFNGNIYDGNSLLAYLTKSEEISSIISLMFAYARLQSDLDTRDTDAQSLVDKVSQLHVKVSAAKSFFSPFLLSVDENTLQSYIEEAEGLQYYKEDLFELYRYKKHVLNKDQEEILSQMGEALSSPQHTYGMLNNADILFGEVTTNDGDKVTLTRGMYAKLIEDENREKRKEAYKAYYKPYVQLKNSIASTLSAAIKNNVTVSKLRNYPSALEKSLFGDMVPKEVYENLIDTTKKNIQSLHTYNKLRKEKLNVDELRQYDLSVDLVAGVKQDIPYDKAFDIMIESLAPLGEEYIETLKNFKDKRYIDVRETPGKRSGAYNFGVYGVHPFILLNHHDDLNSLFTLTHECGHGMHTHYSHGYQPRISAHYTIFVAEVASTVNEVLLIHHLLKEAKDADVRNHLVNHFIEKFKGTFFTQIMFAEFEKITHEMAQQGKPLNAQVFSEVYENLFREYNGDSLVFDEEVKYGWSRIPHFYRPFYVYKYATGFASAIQIADKLLSGDPNAQKNYLEFLKGGSSDYPLNLLKKAGVDLTTPEPIESALNRFSELVEEFSTL, encoded by the coding sequence ATGACTGAACTTAAAGATCGACTACAAGTAGATGATAAAGAGAAATGGGATTTAACGGACATTTACCATACAATTGAAGATTGGGAAAGTGATTTTCAAAAAATTGGAGTATTAACGAAAGAATTACACAAGTTTAATGGAAATATTTACGATGGTAATAGCTTATTAGCTTATTTAACAAAGAGTGAAGAAATATCTAGCATCATATCTTTAATGTTCGCTTATGCACGATTACAATCTGATCTTGATACGCGCGATACTGACGCTCAATCTCTTGTCGATAAAGTATCACAATTACATGTGAAAGTAAGTGCTGCTAAATCTTTCTTTTCCCCATTCTTACTTAGCGTAGATGAAAACACATTACAATCTTACATAGAAGAAGCAGAAGGCTTACAATATTATAAAGAAGACTTATTTGAATTATACCGTTATAAAAAACACGTATTGAATAAGGACCAAGAAGAAATTTTATCACAAATGGGCGAAGCACTCTCCTCCCCGCAGCATACATATGGCATGTTAAATAATGCAGATATATTATTTGGTGAAGTGACTACTAATGATGGAGATAAAGTTACTTTAACAAGAGGAATGTATGCAAAGTTAATAGAAGATGAGAATCGCGAGAAACGTAAAGAAGCCTATAAAGCTTATTACAAACCATACGTTCAATTAAAGAATTCTATCGCTTCTACTTTATCTGCTGCTATTAAAAATAATGTTACTGTTTCTAAGCTAAGAAACTATCCATCGGCGTTAGAGAAATCATTATTTGGCGATATGGTTCCGAAAGAAGTATATGAAAACCTAATTGATACAACGAAAAAAAACATTCAATCATTACATACTTATAATAAACTTCGAAAAGAAAAATTAAATGTAGATGAACTACGTCAGTACGACTTGAGCGTTGATTTAGTAGCTGGTGTAAAACAAGACATTCCATACGATAAAGCGTTTGACATCATGATTGAATCACTAGCTCCTTTAGGTGAAGAATATATTGAAACATTAAAGAACTTTAAAGATAAACGTTATATCGACGTGAGAGAAACTCCAGGAAAACGTTCCGGTGCTTATAACTTTGGTGTATACGGCGTTCATCCATTCATTCTTTTAAATCATCATGATGATTTAAATAGTCTTTTCACTCTTACTCACGAATGTGGGCACGGTATGCATACGCACTACTCACACGGATACCAACCAAGAATTTCTGCACACTATACTATTTTTGTCGCAGAAGTCGCTTCTACTGTAAATGAAGTGCTATTAATTCATCATTTATTAAAAGAAGCAAAAGATGCTGATGTACGTAACCATTTAGTAAACCATTTTATCGAGAAATTCAAAGGTACTTTCTTTACACAAATCATGTTTGCTGAGTTTGAAAAAATTACACATGAAATGGCGCAACAAGGCAAACCATTAAATGCCCAAGTCTTTAGCGAAGTTTATGAAAACTTGTTCAGAGAGTATAATGGCGACTCCCTCGTATTTGACGAAGAAGTAAAATACGGATGGTCTAGAATACCGCATTTCTATCGTCCATTTTACGTATACAAATACGCAACTGGATTCGCTTCTGCAATCCAAATTGCCGATAAATTATTAAGCGGCGATCCAAATGCACAGAAAAACTATCTCGAATTCCTTAAAGGCGGAAGTTCAGACTACCCATTAAACTTATTGAAAAAAGCTGGTGTTGATTTAACAACGCCAGAACCGATTGAAAGTGCATTAAATCGTTTTAGTGAACTTGTTGAAGAGTTTTCAACTCTATAA
- a CDS encoding serine hydrolase produces the protein MLKKWLIVFFIFAVFSGSVVALIHASKGKKYDIKAFSNVNSKQKDEMQEVDTNEKKRYEVVAGKLDQYLKDKGFNGSVLVASKDHVILRKGYGYANVKDNVFATPRTKYRIGSITKTVVAISIMQLKEKGKLNIEDNVNKYIPSFPADKNITLRNLLTHTSGLPDQGKGRVDAASRLKLVTWIGSQALQFPAGTGWKYTDYNYMVLAYIVEKITNKPLAEYVKENIFTPVEMHESGMGATLPEDIFLAEGYTKKDNELIAAPRLKMNWLYGCGEMYTTVEDMKRLDEAIMDGKLLSKQSVLDMFTASPARKYGFSFYTYPDYYHNHGVLAGWNTFNNFNWDKRTFVILFSNVQNGMNDAFNQEFRKMANDLIEGKGA, from the coding sequence ATGTTAAAGAAATGGTTAATCGTTTTCTTTATTTTTGCTGTTTTTTCTGGAAGTGTCGTTGCACTCATACATGCAAGTAAAGGTAAGAAATATGATATAAAGGCATTTTCTAATGTAAATAGTAAGCAAAAGGACGAAATGCAAGAAGTTGATACAAATGAGAAGAAACGCTATGAAGTTGTAGCTGGCAAATTAGATCAATATTTAAAAGATAAAGGATTTAATGGGAGCGTTCTTGTAGCTAGTAAAGACCATGTGATTTTACGAAAAGGTTATGGGTATGCGAATGTGAAAGATAACGTATTCGCAACGCCAAGAACGAAATATCGCATTGGTTCTATTACGAAAACAGTAGTTGCAATATCTATCATGCAACTAAAAGAAAAAGGGAAATTAAATATTGAAGACAATGTAAATAAATATATTCCATCGTTTCCGGCAGATAAAAACATTACGTTGCGAAATCTATTAACACACACGTCAGGGTTACCAGATCAAGGAAAAGGTAGGGTGGATGCGGCGTCACGTTTAAAGTTAGTAACGTGGATTGGTTCGCAAGCGTTACAATTTCCTGCAGGGACAGGATGGAAATATACAGACTATAATTATATGGTGCTTGCGTATATTGTAGAAAAAATTACGAATAAACCGCTCGCTGAATATGTGAAAGAAAATATTTTTACTCCTGTTGAAATGCATGAATCAGGAATGGGGGCTACCCTTCCTGAAGATATTTTCTTAGCAGAAGGTTATACGAAAAAAGATAATGAGTTAATAGCTGCACCCCGCTTAAAAATGAACTGGTTGTATGGGTGTGGTGAAATGTATACGACTGTTGAAGATATGAAAAGATTAGATGAGGCCATTATGGATGGAAAACTGCTATCTAAACAAAGTGTATTAGACATGTTTACTGCATCACCTGCAAGAAAATACGGATTTAGTTTCTATACGTATCCAGATTATTATCATAACCACGGCGTATTAGCAGGTTGGAATACTTTTAATAATTTTAATTGGGATAAAAGAACGTTTGTCATATTATTCTCTAATGTCCAAAATGGTATGAATGATGCATTTAATCAAGAGTTTAGGAAAATGGCGAATGATTTAATAGAAGGAAAGGGAGCATGA